The Synergistota bacterium DNA segment TCGATCCGGTAGAGGGTGGAACCTATCTTTTAACTCCAAAGCTTCTTGAGGATTTAAAGAGAGGAGGTCCATGGGAGCACGTATCTAACTTAGGAGGAATAATAGCTTTTGAGCTTGCGAGCGAATTTGGAAAACCTGCCTTCATAGTGGATCCTGTTTCTGTAGATGAATTTCAAGAACTTGCTTATTATACAGGCTTACCCTTCGTAAGGAGGGTAAGCCTTGTTCATGCTTTAAATATAAAGGCTGTTTCGAGAAAAGCCTCTAAGGATATAGGGAAAAAGCTTGAAGAAACCAGTTTTGTTGTTGCTCATCTCGGAGGAGGTTTTTCTATAGCTGCAGTTAAGGGCGGTAGGATAATAGATGCGAATGTGGCTAACGATATGGGACCGTACTCTCCTGAAAGAAGCGGTGGCCTTCCCCCACTTTCTCTGATTAAGTATGCCTCAGAAAGCGGGCTCTCTCTGTCTGAGATAAAAAGGGTTCTTGGAGGCAAGGGAGGACTTAAAGCCTATCTTGGTACTACCGACTTAAGGGATGTAAGAGAGAGGATAAAAAAGGGGGATGATTACGCTAAATTAGTTTATAAGGGGATGGTCTATCAGATAGCAAAAGAGATAGGAGCCATGACCGCAGTTTTAAAGGGAGACATTGATGCTATAGTTATAACAGGTGGTATGGCTAACGATGAAGAGCTGATAAAAGACCTTGGGGAGTTTATTGGATGGCTTTCCAAGGTCTTAGTTTATAAGGGAGAGTTTGAGATGGAGGCTTTAGCCTTTGGGGCTTTGAGAGTTCTCAAGGGGGAGGAAAAGGCGAGGCTTTACAAGGAGGTAGGCTGAAGTGGAAGATTTAAGCGAATT contains these protein-coding regions:
- the buk gene encoding butyrate kinase, whose protein sequence is MFLRRGWRYTFKILVVNPGSTSTKIASFIDEKEAWREVIYHSKEELSQFKGFIEQRDFRKDLICKLLDRRGESLSNYDAFVGIGGLIDPVEGGTYLLTPKLLEDLKRGGPWEHVSNLGGIIAFELASEFGKPAFIVDPVSVDEFQELAYYTGLPFVRRVSLVHALNIKAVSRKASKDIGKKLEETSFVVAHLGGGFSIAAVKGGRIIDANVANDMGPYSPERSGGLPPLSLIKYASESGLSLSEIKRVLGGKGGLKAYLGTTDLRDVRERIKKGDDYAKLVYKGMVYQIAKEIGAMTAVLKGDIDAIVITGGMANDEELIKDLGEFIGWLSKVLVYKGEFEMEALAFGALRVLKGEEKARLYKEVG